A window of the Hordeum vulgare subsp. vulgare chromosome 5H, MorexV3_pseudomolecules_assembly, whole genome shotgun sequence genome harbors these coding sequences:
- the LOC123397933 gene encoding uncharacterized protein LOC123397933, protein MAGEGRPDAQLFQLLTDLLQEVESMSNQEEVELRAKIEALGLEITKVPEQAPKQLDELEIAAELDRLSARLDNVDKMISSAITSDPEVKSLLSSTSDVWMPVITASANERRGFTGTSGDKEEQEKSK, encoded by the exons ATGGCGGGGGAGGGGAGGCCGGACGCGCAGCTCTTCCAGCTCCTTACCGACCTTCTCCAGGAG GTGGAGTCAATGAGCAACCAGGAAGAGGTAGAATTGAGAGCAAAGATTGAAGCGCTGGGCCTAGAAATCACCAAGGTTCCAGAGCAGGCACCTAAGCAACTTGATGAG TTAGAGATAGCCGCAGAGCTGGACAGGTTGTCGGCAAGGCTCGATAATGTCGACAAGATGATATCATCTGCCATTACATCTGACCCAGAGGTGAAATCGCTTCTGAGCAGCACCTCCGATGTCTGGATGCCCGTCATCACCGCGTCCGCCAATGAAAGGCGGGGGTTCACGGGAACAAGCGGCGACAAGGAAGAGCAAGAGAAATCTAAGTAA